In one window of Chryseobacterium viscerum DNA:
- a CDS encoding T9SS type A sorting domain-containing protein — protein sequence MKTKLLLASVLAMSVQQTVLAQTDAQGYSQVNMTMGSGYQNRVFVNLADGNMVSQPANTWDVAFYRNSNYAFGSRINDAKDIEVFTASTNLADWDNISISNESSWGAPLYNPDQTTDWSQGAFEQGPVTSPNPNIPSTGWGVYNPINHHIQGKAIFVLKYPSGTYIKFAIEDAFAGYTFKYSKWNGTSWGATETRTIANGTDDSYFNYFSFDTGAKVPSLEPSRTAWDFIFTKYYTFYMGVQMYPLSGAIQSPNIKVAMVQPETQATTAYTIPATASFSSAITTVGHSWKGIGTVKSDVVYYVKKGNDYYRMYFTTNGGATTGNMYFKYKKITETLGITEVGKKASFGIYPNPATADKKVTVLFDVKEKASNKGNVEVYDLTGKKVYSAELTNQAGFYKQDLNLSTLTSGNYLVKITYGGHSETKKLIVK from the coding sequence ATGAAAACAAAACTATTATTGGCTTCAGTATTGGCAATGTCTGTTCAGCAGACTGTTTTGGCACAAACTGACGCACAGGGATACTCACAGGTAAATATGACAATGGGGAGCGGATACCAAAACAGAGTGTTCGTAAACCTTGCAGATGGTAATATGGTTTCTCAGCCTGCCAATACCTGGGATGTTGCTTTTTATAGAAATTCAAACTACGCATTCGGATCAAGAATAAATGATGCAAAAGATATCGAAGTATTCACTGCCTCAACCAATTTAGCTGACTGGGACAACATCAGCATCAGCAACGAATCTTCATGGGGAGCTCCTCTTTATAACCCGGACCAGACAACTGACTGGAGCCAGGGAGCTTTTGAACAAGGGCCTGTAACATCACCAAACCCTAATATCCCTTCAACAGGATGGGGAGTTTATAACCCAATCAATCACCATATTCAGGGAAAAGCTATTTTTGTTTTAAAATACCCTTCAGGAACATACATCAAATTTGCCATTGAAGATGCTTTTGCAGGATATACTTTTAAATATTCAAAATGGAATGGTACTTCATGGGGAGCTACAGAAACCAGAACAATCGCTAACGGAACGGATGATTCTTATTTCAATTATTTCTCATTTGATACAGGAGCAAAAGTTCCTAGTCTGGAGCCGTCCAGAACTGCATGGGATTTCATATTTACTAAATATTACACATTCTATATGGGTGTACAGATGTATCCGCTTTCAGGAGCAATCCAGAGCCCAAATATCAAAGTGGCCATGGTGCAGCCGGAAACTCAGGCTACAACAGCTTATACAATTCCTGCCACAGCAAGCTTCTCATCAGCTATTACTACTGTAGGACACTCCTGGAAAGGGATCGGAACCGTTAAAAGTGATGTTGTATACTACGTCAAAAAAGGAAATGATTACTACAGAATGTACTTCACCACAAACGGCGGTGCAACTACAGGAAATATGTATTTCAAATACAAGAAGATTACTGAAACATTAGGTATTACTGAAGTTGGAAAAAAGGCATCTTTTGGAATCTATCCTAACCCGGCAACAGCTGATAAAAAAGTAACTGTTCTTTTTGATGTTAAAGAAAAGGCAAGCAACAAAGGAAATGTAGAAGTTTATGATCTTACCGGTAAAAAGGTATACTCTGCTGAACTTACCAACCAGGCAGGATTCTACAAACAAGATTTGAATCTTTCTACACTTACATCAGGAAATTACCTTGTAAAAATTACTTACGGAGGCCATTCGGAAACGAAAAAGCTTATCGTAAAATAA
- a CDS encoding putative quinol monooxygenase: MNLHIIALFKFNENYLMDAVELFQNLVKETRKEEGCLQYDLIEDKDNKGTFFLIELWESVEHHNRHNGQDHLLDFRKDASKIMESSAEVYKGFKIY, from the coding sequence ATGAATTTACATATCATTGCACTTTTTAAGTTTAATGAAAATTATCTGATGGATGCCGTAGAGCTGTTTCAGAACCTTGTGAAAGAAACAAGAAAAGAAGAGGGCTGTCTGCAGTATGACCTTATTGAAGATAAAGATAATAAAGGAACTTTTTTCCTGATTGAGCTTTGGGAAAGTGTAGAACATCACAACAGACATAATGGCCAGGACCACCTTTTGGATTTCCGTAAAGATGCTTCCAAAATCATGGAGAGCTCAGCAGAGGTTTATAAAGGGTTTAAAATATATTAA
- a CDS encoding sulfite exporter TauE/SafE family protein, producing the protein MVISRKIQVRLNVLFVTAVIISIAVFSMYELGYLDELLNILAKDNYIFYWMLLVGVFAEIVAGSMGMGYGVICTTTLMLLNIPPHIVSASIHSAESFTTAAGSLSHIRLKNVSKSLVKKLAVPAVIGAIIGAISLTYLGEYYAKITKTLIAFYTLYLGIQILSNAFKEKQNKALKRRTNLTRLGVIGGFIDSFAGGGWGPLVTGTLIKNAFTPRFAVGSSTVAKFILTITAAVTFFFTLGIQHWNIILGLLIGGIITAPFSAMLTAKLPVKKMFVIIGILVIVMSSITIYKSVFN; encoded by the coding sequence ATGGTGATTTCAAGAAAAATTCAGGTAAGGCTTAATGTCCTTTTTGTGACAGCTGTCATTATATCTATTGCTGTTTTTTCAATGTATGAACTGGGATATCTGGATGAACTCCTGAACATTTTAGCAAAAGATAATTACATTTTTTACTGGATGCTTCTGGTAGGAGTTTTTGCAGAAATTGTAGCAGGATCAATGGGAATGGGGTATGGTGTGATCTGTACCACCACACTCATGCTTCTGAATATTCCGCCGCATATTGTGAGTGCAAGTATCCATTCGGCAGAAAGTTTTACGACGGCTGCTGGAAGTCTCAGCCATATCAGATTGAAAAATGTAAGTAAAAGTTTAGTGAAGAAACTTGCAGTACCAGCAGTTATTGGGGCCATTATTGGTGCGATAAGTCTTACTTACCTTGGAGAATATTATGCTAAGATCACCAAAACGCTGATTGCTTTTTATACTTTATATCTAGGGATTCAGATTTTATCGAATGCTTTTAAAGAAAAACAAAATAAAGCATTGAAAAGAAGAACCAATCTTACCAGGCTGGGAGTGATAGGAGGTTTTATAGACTCTTTTGCAGGCGGAGGCTGGGGCCCTCTGGTAACTGGAACCTTGATTAAAAATGCGTTTACTCCAAGATTTGCTGTAGGAAGCTCTACCGTAGCCAAATTTATTCTCACCATAACAGCTGCTGTTACCTTTTTCTTTACTCTGGGAATTCAGCATTGGAATATCATTCTCGGCCTTTTGATAGGCGGAATTATTACGGCACCTTTTTCAGCGATGCTTACTGCAAAACTTCCTGTGAAGAAAATGTTTGTGATTATCGGAATATTGGTGATTGTGATGAGCTCTATAACTATTTATAAATCAGTTTTTAATTAA
- a CDS encoding RrF2 family transcriptional regulator, with protein sequence MLSKKSQYAFKALSYLVEKRNEGPILISEIAEHKKIPLKFLENILLELKKAEILDSKKGKGGGYFLKEKPENVKLAKIIRLVNGPIAMLPCVSLNFYEKCDDCNEDHCGLHDVLIEVRDASLNILEKKTLMDLVD encoded by the coding sequence ATGCTTTCAAAAAAATCTCAATATGCGTTTAAGGCACTTTCATATCTTGTAGAAAAAAGAAATGAAGGTCCAATTCTTATTTCTGAAATTGCGGAACACAAAAAGATTCCTTTAAAGTTTTTGGAAAATATTCTGCTTGAACTGAAAAAAGCGGAAATTCTTGATAGTAAAAAGGGAAAAGGCGGAGGATATTTTCTGAAGGAAAAACCTGAAAATGTTAAACTGGCCAAAATCATTCGTCTTGTAAACGGACCTATTGCTATGCTTCCTTGTGTAAGTCTGAATTTTTATGAAAAATGTGACGACTGCAATGAAGACCACTGCGGACTTCATGATGTACTGATAGAAGTTCGGGATGCTTCACTGAATATCCTGGAGAAAAAAACTTTAATGGATCTGGTCGACTGA
- a CDS encoding DUF4268 domain-containing protein — MFSKQEAQQLKKEFWTAFGRSFPRKWILYDTKIKDMAFKFSADNKKTEVSLDIEMKDEIFRNAYYEKIWSLEDILKDFTGDFQKEEYFTLDNGKIISRIWIEKHGVSIFNKNTWQEIFEFFVDKMDGFERFYYEYEDFIKDI; from the coding sequence ATGTTCAGCAAACAAGAAGCACAGCAGTTAAAAAAGGAATTTTGGACAGCTTTTGGAAGATCATTTCCCAGAAAATGGATTCTTTATGATACCAAAATCAAGGATATGGCATTTAAATTTTCTGCCGACAATAAAAAAACAGAAGTTTCTCTGGATATCGAAATGAAAGACGAAATTTTCCGAAATGCTTATTACGAAAAGATCTGGTCATTGGAAGATATTTTAAAAGATTTCACCGGAGATTTTCAAAAAGAAGAATACTTTACTCTTGATAACGGTAAGATTATCAGTAGAATATGGATAGAAAAACATGGTGTTTCTATTTTCAACAAAAATACATGGCAAGAAATTTTTGAGTTTTTTGTGGACAAAATGGATGGTTTCGAAAGGTTTTACTATGAATATGAGGATTTTATAAAGGATATATAG
- a CDS encoding serine hydrolase domain-containing protein, whose translation MGRILLLMVISWILISCHSMKEVRHSNHDVRDSVDADINKIYQQGLFNGFAVSIVNKKSTLYQKGFGFSDVEAKKLYTENTIQNIASVSKTFVGIALLKAQELGKLNLDDPVQKYVPFKITNPNFPQTPITIRQLATHTSSILDNEFYLSKNYFLKSDQNLNSIKLNFDDEQIFNPADSIISMSVFLENVLAENGKWNKNSFSTHKPGSIYKYSNVGTALAAFIIEKATEQSFNSFTKEYILKPLQMKDSGWSFEEIKFSKFSRLYENPNTPLPYYQSATYPDGGFITNINDLSKYLTELIKGYNGKGTILTQKNYKEYFTPQLTASNFTERNDKNPYSESYNTGIFIGFGYTGYIGHTGGDPGVMSMLFFDPKNNLGRIMIFNTNFSDKKGNDAFYGIWNVLEKYQLKL comes from the coding sequence ATGGGAAGGATTTTATTATTAATGGTAATTTCATGGATATTGATATCATGCCACTCTATGAAAGAAGTTCGTCATTCTAATCATGATGTCAGAGATTCTGTGGATGCAGATATCAACAAAATATACCAGCAAGGCTTATTCAACGGGTTTGCAGTTTCTATTGTAAATAAAAAGTCTACATTATACCAAAAGGGATTTGGTTTTTCAGATGTAGAAGCAAAAAAATTGTATACTGAAAATACGATACAGAATATTGCATCCGTTTCCAAAACATTTGTTGGAATTGCTCTTCTTAAAGCTCAGGAACTGGGAAAATTGAATCTAGATGATCCTGTTCAAAAATATGTTCCCTTTAAAATAACTAATCCTAATTTTCCTCAAACACCGATTACCATTCGTCAACTTGCAACTCATACTTCATCTATTCTGGACAATGAATTTTATTTATCTAAAAATTATTTCCTGAAATCTGATCAGAACCTGAATAGTATAAAGCTCAATTTCGACGATGAGCAGATATTCAATCCTGCAGATTCAATAATTTCAATGTCTGTATTTTTAGAAAATGTACTGGCAGAAAACGGAAAATGGAATAAAAACAGTTTCTCCACCCACAAACCGGGATCAATCTATAAATATTCAAATGTAGGAACTGCTCTGGCTGCTTTTATTATTGAAAAAGCTACCGAACAATCCTTTAATAGTTTCACAAAAGAATATATTCTGAAGCCTTTACAGATGAAAGATTCAGGCTGGTCATTTGAAGAAATAAAGTTCTCGAAATTTTCCAGGCTGTATGAAAACCCTAATACTCCTCTTCCCTATTATCAATCTGCAACGTATCCTGATGGTGGTTTTATTACAAATATCAACGATCTGAGTAAGTATTTAACCGAACTCATCAAAGGTTACAATGGCAAAGGAACAATTCTGACTCAGAAAAACTATAAAGAATATTTTACTCCCCAGCTTACAGCTTCCAATTTTACGGAACGAAATGATAAAAATCCTTATAGCGAATCTTATAATACAGGAATCTTCATCGGCTTTGGTTATACAGGATATATTGGCCACACAGGAGGTGATCCGGGAGTAATGTCTATGCTGTTTTTTGATCCTAAAAATAATCTGGGAAGGATTATGATCTTTAACACCAATTTCTCTGATAAGAAAGGGAATGATGCTTTTTATGGGATCTGGAATGTACTGGAGAAATATCAATTGAAACTATAA
- a CDS encoding ATP-binding protein, producing MDLLKLTERIEIAIEMGESHFREFKSAFQGPANQKTQRPIKDVCQDISKTLVAFANADGGELLVGVEDDGTVTGLEYSEDLLNVLINSPKSYVLDTTPLPTIKSQIINYNGKKIAYFILPKGTDYVYITSDGKCLKRRDLESIPISPESIQIERNEKQSREYDREFLDGADINDLDSTLLSFAAKEFSKTISAEKFLQHLDLAEFDGTKLRLRRAALLLFSKNPQKWHPRLQVRVIKVKGIELKSGKDFNVLKDEEISDNILRLVEGAWDLLRPYLTETKFSTDAIFKSQIVYPELACREALINAIAHRDYSIEGRGIEIFVFDDRLDIKSPGLLLSSVKIKDIQERTGIHQSRNTYVARVLREIGYMRELGEGFRRIFDLMESNDLAAPILESKDKSFLVTLSQKLVYTNEEKIWLENFIDVDLSREERTIVRLGAKGELISPKLIWDSVGIVDTDVYRQLLESLKQKGILSSEVSKTQALAIVRKTRIKDRKSIPRFKISIPNNNLGISFNKLPQKQTKTDLSLFDDSDYAKLFINNIPFQSTEKELETLFSKYGEVSSVSIPKGYNSNKPRGFAIIEFEKKEALEKVMSEKTKIFFKGRKLSIKEYEVRKS from the coding sequence ATGGATTTATTGAAACTTACAGAAAGAATTGAAATTGCAATTGAAATGGGTGAAAGTCATTTCAGAGAATTTAAAAGCGCATTTCAAGGTCCGGCAAATCAGAAAACACAAAGACCCATTAAAGATGTTTGCCAAGACATATCTAAAACTCTAGTTGCATTTGCTAATGCAGATGGAGGAGAACTACTAGTAGGTGTTGAAGACGATGGTACTGTTACTGGATTAGAATATTCAGAAGATTTATTGAATGTTTTAATTAACTCTCCTAAATCATATGTACTTGATACCACTCCATTACCAACAATTAAATCGCAAATAATTAATTATAATGGTAAAAAAATAGCATATTTTATTTTACCAAAGGGGACAGATTATGTTTATATAACATCTGATGGCAAATGCTTAAAAAGGAGGGATTTAGAATCTATACCTATTTCTCCAGAATCTATTCAGATAGAACGTAATGAAAAGCAATCTAGAGAATATGATAGAGAATTTTTAGATGGTGCAGATATAAATGATTTAGATTCAACATTATTAAGTTTTGCTGCTAAAGAATTTTCAAAAACAATTTCTGCTGAGAAGTTTTTGCAACATCTAGATTTAGCTGAATTTGATGGAACTAAGTTAAGACTACGTAGAGCAGCACTGTTACTATTTTCAAAAAATCCACAAAAATGGCACCCAAGATTACAAGTTAGAGTAATAAAAGTAAAAGGAATAGAATTAAAAAGTGGTAAAGATTTTAATGTTTTAAAAGATGAGGAAATAAGTGATAATATATTGAGACTAGTTGAAGGAGCTTGGGATTTACTAAGGCCTTATTTAACAGAGACTAAATTTTCAACTGATGCAATATTTAAATCACAAATTGTATATCCTGAATTAGCATGTCGTGAAGCATTAATAAATGCTATTGCTCATAGAGATTATAGTATCGAAGGAAGAGGAATTGAAATTTTTGTTTTTGATGACAGACTTGATATTAAATCACCAGGTTTACTATTATCTTCAGTTAAAATAAAAGATATCCAAGAAAGGACAGGAATACATCAATCACGAAATACTTACGTAGCAAGAGTATTAAGAGAAATTGGATACATGAGAGAATTAGGCGAAGGATTTAGAAGAATTTTTGACTTAATGGAAAGTAACGATTTAGCTGCCCCTATTTTAGAATCAAAAGATAAATCTTTCTTAGTTACATTAAGTCAAAAACTTGTTTATACAAATGAGGAGAAAATTTGGTTGGAAAATTTTATTGATGTTGATTTAAGTAGAGAAGAAAGAACTATAGTTAGATTAGGAGCAAAAGGAGAGCTAATATCTCCAAAACTAATTTGGGATAGTGTTGGAATCGTTGATACAGATGTTTACAGACAACTTTTAGAATCCCTAAAACAAAAAGGGATTCTTTCGAGTGAAGTTTCAAAAACACAAGCCTTAGCTATTGTACGTAAAACTAGAATAAAAGATAGAAAATCAATACCTAGATTTAAGATCTCAATACCAAATAATAACTTGGGAATATCATTTAATAAACTTCCTCAAAAACAAACAAAAACTGATCTAAGTTTATTTGATGATTCAGATTATGCAAAATTATTTATTAATAATATCCCTTTCCAAAGTACTGAAAAAGAATTAGAAACTTTATTTTCAAAATATGGTGAAGTTTCCTCAGTAAGCATCCCTAAAGGCTATAATTCCAATAAACCACGTGGTTTTGCTATAATAGAATTTGAAAAAAAAGAGGCCTTAGAAAAAGTTATGAGCGAGAAAACTAAAATATTTTTTAAAGGTAGAAAACTTAGTATTAAAGAATATGAAGTAAGGAAAAGTTAA
- the gldG gene encoding gliding motility-associated ABC transporter substrate-binding protein GldG, translated as MKKINAKSPLGIFLFAIVPLVIILTYSGIRLDLTKEKRYTLSDNTIKVLESVKKPLTVEVYLEGDFPASFKQLQSETKFMLEEFRKVNPKIDFKFIDPIKTKMSQDTLMAMGMQPSILPDVKDGKISQITLFPYAVIKYGNDGASIPLVVQQAGIDADQQLTRSIEGLEYNLVSNIKNIAAAKRKKIGILINHDELNPDEFQGFVQLAMENYDAGPIIPKNQTELSLEDIPLLKQMSALVIAKPRKAFTDNEKVILDQYIMNGGKTLWMIDAVNAEMDTLTRSKKVMPFPVDINMTDFFFNYGLRINPALVKDVKKFALLRLVTGEVSGNPQYTSLPWPYYPLGIAENNNPVTKNINPVKFEFPTSIDTLGGRKNIKTKVLFESSERTLLKQVPNYVDLKEIASVDSLGQMEKPSTPKIFAVALEGKFNSAYASRIERKSYPGFKTSSPENKMIVIADGDVGRNKVIKGKPLPLGVDLLTNEQFGNEQFLRNALDYLLDDSNLMELRNRNIEERLLDRQRITEEKSTWQWVNLLLPLVIIGLIGGLFFWLRKKKFG; from the coding sequence ATGAAGAAGATCAATGCTAAATCTCCACTGGGAATATTCTTATTTGCAATTGTTCCTTTAGTAATTATCCTGACGTATTCAGGAATCAGATTAGACTTAACAAAAGAAAAAAGATATACTCTTTCTGATAACACCATCAAAGTACTGGAGTCCGTTAAAAAGCCTCTGACTGTTGAAGTGTATCTGGAAGGAGATTTTCCGGCAAGTTTCAAACAGCTTCAGAGCGAGACGAAATTCATGCTGGAAGAATTCAGAAAAGTTAATCCGAAGATCGATTTTAAATTTATCGATCCGATAAAAACAAAAATGTCCCAGGACACCCTGATGGCAATGGGAATGCAGCCGTCTATCCTTCCGGATGTAAAAGATGGAAAGATTTCACAGATTACGCTTTTCCCATACGCTGTTATCAAATATGGAAATGATGGAGCTTCTATACCTTTAGTAGTTCAACAAGCAGGAATTGATGCCGATCAGCAGCTGACAAGATCTATTGAAGGATTGGAGTATAACCTTGTTTCCAACATTAAAAATATTGCAGCAGCAAAGAGAAAGAAAATCGGAATTCTGATCAATCATGATGAATTGAACCCGGATGAATTCCAGGGATTTGTGCAGCTTGCAATGGAAAATTATGATGCAGGACCTATTATTCCTAAAAATCAGACTGAGCTTTCATTGGAAGATATTCCTTTATTAAAGCAAATGAGTGCTTTGGTGATTGCAAAACCAAGAAAAGCCTTTACAGATAACGAAAAAGTAATTCTTGACCAATACATCATGAACGGAGGAAAAACCCTTTGGATGATTGATGCGGTAAATGCTGAAATGGATACCTTAACAAGATCCAAAAAAGTAATGCCCTTCCCGGTAGACATCAATATGACAGACTTCTTTTTCAATTATGGCTTGAGAATTAATCCTGCTTTGGTAAAAGACGTTAAAAAGTTTGCCCTGTTAAGACTGGTTACGGGAGAGGTGAGTGGAAATCCACAATACACAAGCTTACCTTGGCCTTATTATCCGCTTGGAATTGCTGAAAATAATAATCCGGTTACAAAAAATATCAACCCTGTAAAATTTGAATTCCCGACTTCTATTGATACTTTAGGAGGAAGAAAAAACATCAAAACAAAGGTTCTTTTTGAATCCAGTGAAAGAACTCTATTGAAACAGGTTCCGAACTATGTAGACCTGAAAGAAATTGCAAGCGTAGACAGTCTTGGACAAATGGAAAAACCAAGTACGCCAAAGATCTTTGCTGTGGCATTGGAAGGAAAGTTTAATTCTGCCTATGCATCCAGAATTGAAAGAAAATCGTATCCTGGTTTCAAAACTTCAAGCCCTGAAAACAAAATGATCGTCATTGCAGACGGTGATGTGGGAAGAAATAAAGTGATCAAAGGAAAACCGCTTCCACTGGGTGTAGATCTGCTGACGAACGAGCAGTTTGGAAACGAGCAGTTCCTTAGAAATGCTTTAGATTATTTGTTGGATGACAGCAACTTGATGGAGCTGAGAAACAGAAATATTGAAGAGAGACTTCTTGACAGACAACGAATTACTGAAGAGAAATCTACATGGCAGTGGGTGAATTTACTGCTTCCGCTGGTAATTATCGGCCTTATCGGAGGATTGTTCTTCTGGTTGAGGAAAAAGAAATTTGGATAA
- a CDS encoding ABC transporter permease — translation MIAILKKELWSYFGNWSAWVIIAAFSLIATLFLFFFDNDSNIFEIGMASLQSYFVLVPWLLMFIIPALSMKTFAEEQQTGTLNWLFSQPLKVSELVTGKFLSVWIVGILCLIPSLIYLYTVYVLGVPAGNIDLGMTLGSYLGLIILIAAFAAVGILASSLSQNQIMAYLLGVFMCFIMYFGIEQLASYKLLGGADFILQNIGFYQHFLGFTRGLIDFKDIAYFVLVIGASLVLSNHFINKKK, via the coding sequence ATGATTGCAATTTTAAAGAAAGAACTTTGGAGTTACTTTGGAAACTGGAGCGCATGGGTAATCATTGCCGCTTTCAGCTTGATAGCCACTCTTTTCCTGTTCTTTTTCGACAACGATTCTAATATTTTTGAAATCGGAATGGCCTCGCTTCAGAGCTATTTCGTATTGGTTCCATGGCTGCTGATGTTTATTATTCCGGCCCTTTCTATGAAAACTTTTGCGGAAGAACAGCAGACCGGAACATTAAACTGGCTTTTTTCACAACCCTTAAAAGTTTCAGAACTGGTGACCGGAAAATTCCTTTCTGTATGGATTGTTGGAATTTTATGCCTTATTCCTTCACTGATTTACCTTTATACAGTATATGTGCTTGGAGTTCCTGCAGGAAATATAGACCTTGGAATGACCTTGGGGAGTTACCTTGGGTTGATTATTTTAATTGCGGCATTTGCTGCGGTGGGAATTTTGGCTTCTTCATTGTCACAGAACCAGATTATGGCTTATCTGCTGGGTGTTTTCATGTGCTTTATCATGTATTTCGGAATCGAGCAGCTGGCGAGTTATAAACTGTTGGGAGGAGCAGATTTTATCCTTCAGAATATAGGTTTCTATCAGCATTTCTTAGGTTTTACAAGAGGCCTTATTGATTTTAAAGATATCGCTTATTTTGTCCTTGTTATAGGAGCTTCATTAGTATTGTCCAATCATTTTATAAACAAAAAGAAGTAG
- a CDS encoding CopD family protein, with amino-acid sequence MLYTIIKALHIIFMVSYFAGIFYLVRIFVYYKDTDEFSEEKKRILREQYTFMARRLWNIITVPAGVIMAVCGLVMIFLNPGLMKMPWFHLKLTFLIGLAIYHYWCWKKVLHLKALNGNTLPTANIKLRQANEIATFILFLVVFTVILKSMVIEYWWQLIAGFFVLVFLIMMTVKLVNKNKKNK; translated from the coding sequence ATGCTTTATACAATAATCAAAGCGCTGCACATTATTTTTATGGTAAGCTACTTTGCGGGAATTTTTTATCTCGTGAGGATTTTCGTTTACTATAAGGATACTGATGAATTTTCTGAAGAGAAAAAGAGAATTCTGAGAGAGCAGTACACCTTTATGGCCAGAAGACTGTGGAATATTATCACCGTTCCTGCGGGGGTAATCATGGCAGTATGCGGATTGGTCATGATCTTTTTAAATCCGGGGCTGATGAAAATGCCGTGGTTTCATTTAAAACTTACCTTCCTGATCGGACTTGCTATTTACCATTACTGGTGCTGGAAAAAAGTGCTTCATTTGAAGGCGTTGAATGGAAATACACTGCCAACTGCCAATATCAAACTGAGACAGGCCAATGAAATTGCTACATTTATTCTGTTTCTGGTGGTATTTACCGTTATTTTAAAATCGATGGTGATCGAATACTGGTGGCAATTAATTGCAGGATTTTTCGTTCTTGTATTTCTGATCATGATGACAGTAAAACTGGTTAATAAAAATAAAAAAAACAAATAA
- the kbl gene encoding glycine C-acetyltransferase gives MISEKYLQHLQNELQNIENDGLYKRERIITSQQSAEIEANGKKLLNFCANNYLGLSNNPEVMKASQEMIQSHGYGMSSVRFICGTQDIHKDLEKKIAEFLGLEDTILYAAAFDANGGVFEPLFTEEDAIISDELNHASIIDGVRLCKAARYRYKNNNMEDLEAQLIAASEKNHRFKIIVTDGVFSMDGIVADLKGVCDLADKYDALVMVDDSHATGFIGKTGRGTHEANEVMGRVDIITSTLGKALGGALGGFTSGKKEIIDMLRQRSRPYLFSNSLAPGIVGAALKVLDMISDNTSLRDQVMENAEYFRTEMKAKGFDIPDGDAAIVPVMLYDAPLSQKMAEKLMDEGIYVIGFFYPVVPKGKARIRVQLSAAHTKEHLDKAIAAFEKVGKELGVIS, from the coding sequence ATGATCTCTGAAAAATACCTTCAACATTTACAGAATGAACTTCAGAATATTGAGAATGACGGACTTTACAAAAGAGAAAGAATCATCACGTCTCAGCAAAGTGCAGAAATAGAAGCTAACGGAAAAAAGCTTTTGAACTTCTGTGCAAATAATTATCTGGGATTATCCAACAATCCGGAAGTGATGAAAGCGTCTCAGGAAATGATTCAATCTCATGGATATGGGATGTCATCGGTACGTTTCATTTGCGGAACACAAGATATTCACAAGGATTTGGAGAAAAAAATCGCTGAATTTTTAGGTCTTGAAGATACTATCCTTTATGCTGCAGCATTTGATGCAAACGGTGGTGTTTTTGAACCATTGTTTACTGAAGAGGATGCTATTATTTCAGATGAACTGAATCATGCTTCGATCATTGACGGTGTTCGTCTTTGTAAAGCAGCGAGATACAGATATAAAAACAATAATATGGAGGATCTGGAAGCTCAGCTGATTGCAGCTTCTGAAAAGAACCACCGTTTCAAAATTATTGTAACAGACGGAGTGTTCTCAATGGACGGTATTGTGGCTGACTTAAAAGGAGTGTGTGACCTTGCTGACAAATATGACGCTTTGGTAATGGTAGATGATTCTCACGCAACAGGTTTCATTGGGAAAACGGGTCGTGGAACCCATGAAGCTAATGAAGTAATGGGTAGAGTAGATATCATCACTTCTACATTAGGAAAAGCTTTAGGGGGAGCCTTAGGAGGTTTTACTTCCGGTAAAAAAGAAATTATTGATATGCTGAGACAGCGTTCAAGACCTTATTTATTCTCCAACTCTTTAGCACCTGGAATCGTAGGAGCTGCTTTGAAAGTATTGGATATGATTTCTGATAATACTTCTCTTCGTGATCAGGTAATGGAAAATGCAGAATATTTCAGAACAGAAATGAAAGCGAAAGGCTTTGATATTCCTGACGGAGATGCTGCTATTGTTCCGGTAATGCTTTATGACGCGCCTCTTTCTCAGAAAATGGCTGAAAAACTTATGGATGAAGGTATTTACGTAATCGGGTTCTTCTATCCTGTAGTACCAAAAGGAAAAGCGAGAATCAGAGTACAGCTATCTGCTGCTCATACCAAAGAACATTTGGATAAAGCGATTGCTGCTTTTGAAAAAGTTGGAAAAGAATTAGGAGTGATCTCTTAA